In a genomic window of Akkermansiaceae bacterium:
- the sufC gene encoding Fe-S cluster assembly ATPase SufC has product MSLVIKDLYANVEDTPILKGLNLEIPKGEIHAIMGPNGSGKSTLSKVIAGHDDYSVQSGSVTMDGENLLDMDVDERSREGVFLAFQYPAEVPGVSNANFIRAALQARLPEGEEIDAVAYYKNLYSKMDVLEMDRKFTARAVNEGFSGGEKKRNEILQMMMLEPKYCILDETDSGLDIDALKVVAKGVNAMRSPERGFLVITHYQRLLDYIEPDYVHVMSDGQIVKSGGKELALELEEGGYDFLKEEGLVNA; this is encoded by the coding sequence ATGAGCCTAGTTATCAAAGACCTGTACGCCAACGTAGAAGACACGCCCATCCTGAAGGGACTCAACCTGGAAATCCCCAAAGGTGAAATCCATGCCATCATGGGACCTAACGGGTCCGGCAAATCCACCCTCTCCAAGGTCATTGCCGGACATGACGACTACTCGGTGCAATCCGGGTCTGTCACCATGGACGGCGAAAACCTGCTCGACATGGACGTCGATGAGCGCAGCCGTGAGGGTGTGTTTCTCGCCTTCCAGTATCCGGCCGAAGTTCCCGGTGTCTCCAATGCCAACTTCATCCGTGCCGCCCTCCAGGCCCGCCTTCCCGAGGGTGAGGAGATCGATGCCGTCGCTTACTACAAGAATCTCTATTCAAAAATGGACGTTCTTGAAATGGACCGCAAGTTCACCGCCCGTGCGGTCAACGAGGGCTTCTCCGGGGGGGAGAAAAAGCGCAACGAAATTCTCCAGATGATGATGCTAGAACCCAAGTACTGCATCCTCGATGAAACCGATTCCGGCCTCGATATCGATGCCCTCAAGGTCGTGGCCAAGGGGGTGAATGCAATGCGTTCCCCTGAGCGTGGCTTCCTCGTGATCACCCACTACCAGCGTCTGCTCGACTACATCGAGCCCGACTACGTCCATGTCATGTCCGACGGGCAGATCGTAAAATCCGGTGGCAAGGAGCTTGCCCTGGAATTGGAAGAGGGCGGCTACGACTTCCTGAAGGAAGAAGGCCTGGTAAACGCCTAA
- a CDS encoding transcriptional repressor, translating into MESKVTEHTDCDHMNNPKIKGLRMTRQRCEVYKVLMGHRDHPTAGEVYERAKFNMPGISLATVYNCLEALVQHGAVRQVNFERESSRYCPNLTEHGHFHDEETGAIIDVPLKKGAKLSDLLDLPEGARIENLEITLRGTLSNH; encoded by the coding sequence ATGGAAAGCAAGGTTACAGAGCATACTGACTGCGATCACATGAACAATCCCAAAATCAAGGGTTTGCGCATGACGCGTCAGCGCTGTGAGGTCTACAAGGTCCTTATGGGGCATCGCGACCACCCGACAGCAGGCGAAGTCTACGAGCGGGCGAAGTTCAACATGCCCGGGATTTCCCTTGCAACCGTCTATAATTGCCTGGAGGCACTCGTCCAGCACGGTGCCGTCCGACAGGTTAATTTTGAGCGCGAATCGTCACGCTATTGCCCGAACCTCACTGAGCATGGCCATTTTCACGATGAGGAGACCGGTGCCATCATCGATGTCCCGCTCAAAAAGGGAGCCAAACTTTCCGATCTGCTCGACCTTCCCGAAGGTGCCCGGATCGAGAATCTCGAGATCACCCTCCGGGGTACACTTTCCAATCACTAA